The following proteins are encoded in a genomic region of Molothrus aeneus isolate 106 chromosome 14, BPBGC_Maene_1.0, whole genome shotgun sequence:
- the RPL36A gene encoding large ribosomal subunit protein eL42, protein MVNVPKTRRTYCKKCGKHQPHKVTQYKKGKDSLYAQGKRRYDRKQSGYGGQTKPIFRKKAKTTKKIVLRLECVEPNCRSKRMLAIKRCKHFELGGDKKRKGQVIQF, encoded by the exons ATG gtgAACGTGCCGAAAACTCGCCGGACCTACTGCAAGAAATGCGGGAAGCACCAGCCGCACAAGGTCACGCAGTACAAGAAGGGGAAGGACTCGCTCTACGCGCAGG GAAAAAGGCGCTATGATCGGAAGCAGAGCGGATACGGGGGCCAGACAAAGCCCATCTTCCGTAAAAAG gCCAAGACCACCAAGAAGATTGTGCTGAGGCTGGAGTGTGTGGAGCCCAACTGCAGGTCCAAGAGGATGCTGGCAATTAAGAGGTGCAAGCACTTTGAGCTGGGAGGAGACAAGAAGAGAAAG GGCCAGGTGATCCAGTTCTGA